The following are from one region of the Bacillus methanolicus MGA3 genome:
- a CDS encoding Ig-like domain-containing protein: MKKKAIKLAAASAVAASAFVASAPAQTNAATNVAAEVSKAVTQIKKAYHTYSDVTAKGQFADIKEVYKQYNAAKAAYNNAKALVNKAGGSKKDAYLAQLDSTYADYITKRVVTYIDAYNYATKLADKKEALEKAIADKDLVAAEKYYNEISYELNKRTVILDRVYGKTTRDLLRAEFKTPAQDVRDSLKYDITVAVKLRAADEAIKKGDLTTAADALKVANDNLSKVTETFKAQLTAKYTEVNAAYEAALTPKVESVSAINAAELVVTFNKAIDKDTVIDPANGTLVDGVFTITRIDTAADFGTTDNLKASLSADGKTLTILSGSGKKFDGKYAFTVAKEAVKTVDKKALPAFSSVVEVKDTTRPVIKGVTYKDAATAVVEFSEPVDLTNLSVTAKRADDVALNGSTVLNETKFSVDTNDPRKVVVDLSAINTADLDKDIVLTLVGISDYNGNLVSPNPTSITVKYNTSDKTKASVTSVARVASDKLQIKFDRALAVKPVVKVGTITVNPANVAIDDNDKSVVNVTLTTADFGATLPTGLQNVEVSGYKGVNLVTGDTVVKVVNFDVENTAPTVVSTKVEKIDGVEYLVVTYNEDVTIPTYATQQITGTKVVNYVTSAITPIVLKNAATTTANEAQVTLYGVPASATKSKSIKINLSNVPSADYTVTLPAGLVKDVFGNPSEAKSGVTFTRTSNDVKPAVATVGPGSTNDEILVNFTTEVDPVSALQKSNYTVEGAQIEKVELLNNTSTAQVKLTLAKNSNTFNGSHVVTISGVKSKTNTVIDNTTKVVSLNENVRPTITKAELTANNQIKITFSEDIDHTTVEETSSPVSDFVIKIGGVSYTGTLTEAMAADGNVATITLGTPLSPEQYASTITLEKATTFDVKDLKGNAMESFSPITVLK, encoded by the coding sequence ATGAAGAAGAAAGCTATCAAATTAGCTGCTGCATCTGCGGTTGCTGCTTCTGCTTTCGTAGCTTCTGCTCCGGCTCAAACTAACGCTGCTACCAACGTTGCTGCCGAAGTTAGCAAAGCTGTAACACAAATCAAAAAAGCATACCACACTTACAGCGATGTAACAGCTAAAGGCCAATTCGCTGACATCAAAGAAGTGTACAAACAGTACAACGCTGCAAAAGCTGCGTACAACAACGCGAAAGCTTTAGTAAACAAAGCAGGCGGATCTAAGAAAGATGCTTACTTGGCACAATTAGACTCTACATATGCTGACTACATTACAAAACGCGTTGTAACTTACATTGACGCTTACAACTATGCAACAAAACTTGCAGACAAAAAAGAAGCATTAGAGAAAGCCATTGCAGATAAAGATCTTGTGGCTGCTGAAAAATACTATAATGAAATCTCCTATGAATTAAATAAACGTACAGTAATTTTAGACCGAGTTTACGGAAAAACTACTCGCGATTTACTCCGTGCAGAATTCAAAACACCTGCTCAAGACGTTCGCGATAGCTTAAAATACGATATTACAGTTGCTGTGAAACTTCGTGCAGCTGACGAAGCTATCAAAAAAGGCGACCTTACAACAGCTGCAGATGCTTTAAAAGTTGCCAATGATAACTTATCAAAAGTAACTGAAACTTTCAAAGCACAGTTAACAGCAAAATATACAGAAGTAAATGCTGCATATGAAGCTGCTTTAACTCCGAAAGTTGAAAGCGTAAGTGCGATTAACGCTGCAGAATTAGTAGTAACATTCAATAAAGCAATTGATAAAGATACAGTTATCGACCCTGCAAACGGTACATTAGTAGATGGCGTATTCACTATTACTCGTATCGACACTGCTGCTGATTTTGGTACTACTGACAACTTAAAAGCTAGCTTAAGTGCTGATGGTAAAACTTTAACAATTCTTTCTGGTTCTGGTAAAAAATTCGATGGTAAATATGCATTTACCGTTGCAAAAGAAGCTGTCAAAACTGTTGATAAAAAAGCATTACCAGCATTCTCTTCAGTTGTTGAAGTAAAAGATACTACACGCCCAGTTATTAAAGGTGTAACTTACAAAGATGCAGCTACAGCAGTTGTTGAATTTAGTGAGCCTGTTGATTTAACTAACCTTTCTGTAACTGCAAAACGTGCTGACGATGTTGCATTAAATGGTTCAACAGTATTGAATGAAACTAAGTTCTCTGTTGATACAAATGACCCACGCAAAGTTGTTGTTGACCTATCTGCAATTAACACTGCAGATTTAGATAAAGATATCGTATTAACTTTAGTTGGTATTTCAGATTACAATGGTAACTTAGTATCACCAAACCCTACTTCTATTACTGTGAAGTATAATACTTCAGATAAAACAAAAGCTTCTGTAACTTCAGTTGCTCGTGTAGCATCTGATAAATTACAAATTAAGTTTGACCGTGCATTAGCTGTAAAACCAGTTGTTAAAGTAGGTACAATAACTGTTAATCCAGCTAATGTAGCTATTGATGATAATGATAAATCAGTTGTTAATGTAACACTTACTACGGCGGATTTCGGCGCAACACTTCCTACTGGACTTCAAAATGTTGAAGTAAGTGGATATAAAGGTGTTAACCTAGTTACTGGTGATACAGTTGTAAAAGTTGTTAACTTTGATGTTGAAAATACAGCTCCAACTGTTGTTTCTACAAAAGTAGAAAAAATTGATGGTGTAGAATATTTAGTAGTTACTTATAATGAGGATGTTACAATCCCAACTTACGCAACTCAACAAATTACTGGAACTAAAGTTGTTAACTATGTAACAAGTGCTATTACTCCAATAGTATTAAAAAATGCTGCTACAACTACTGCTAATGAAGCACAAGTTACACTTTACGGTGTTCCTGCATCAGCAACTAAGTCAAAATCTATTAAAATTAACTTATCAAATGTTCCTTCTGCTGATTATACTGTTACATTACCAGCAGGGCTTGTAAAGGATGTATTTGGTAATCCTTCTGAAGCAAAATCTGGAGTTACGTTTACACGTACTTCAAATGATGTAAAACCAGCAGTTGCTACAGTAGGTCCAGGTTCTACAAATGATGAAATTTTAGTGAACTTTACAACTGAAGTTGATCCTGTTTCTGCATTACAAAAATCTAACTATACTGTTGAAGGTGCTCAAATTGAGAAAGTTGAACTTCTAAACAACACCTCAACAGCTCAAGTTAAATTAACACTAGCTAAAAATTCAAACACTTTCAATGGTTCTCATGTAGTTACAATTTCAGGTGTGAAGAGCAAAACAAATACTGTTATCGATAATACTACTAAAGTAGTTTCTTTAAATGAAAACGTACGTCCTACTATTACAAAAGCTGAATTAACAGCTAATAACCAAATTAAGATTACATTCAGTGAAGATATTGATCATACAACAGTCGAGGAAACTTCAAGTCCAGTATCTGATTTTGTAATTAAGATTGGTGGAGTATCATATACAGGTACATTAACTGAAGCGATGGCTGCTGATGGTAATGTTGCAACTATTACTTTAGGAACACCATTATCTCCAGAACAGTATGCTTCAACTATTACACTAGAGAAAGCAACTACATTTGATGTAAAAGACTTAAAAGGTAATGCAATGGAAAGCTTCTCTCCAATTACAGTATTAAAATAA
- a CDS encoding S41 family peptidase, with translation MQHLRRFLSVLLVLLFVTQTTTYVSAAEPINEARDIIRKYYVEDVPDWVLNKPTIKEITKYLDPYSVYMTVEEFKEFTNAIENQFVGIGVMIEEDPRGVKILTVYPGSPAERAGIQTGDVITNINGQALAGESVQTVISSLSGEEKTPVTLTYLRPDTGQSFTQTLVREVIQLQNVEYEMLGGNIGYVRLNSFALDSAKDISAAIRKLKGAKGWIFDLRDNGGGYVSAAQEVEGFFPNVTKAFQLRDKSNKSYVFNAIPQPVKFTAPVHILINGYSASASEMVAASVKEQKGAVLYGQNSFGKGSMQSFFQLSDKSVLKLTTAKFFSPKGVQIHHVGVAPNVKTAEGEELLVSHHDQLIRLIRGYKKLPALQNVPVNKTFTIKMNMKMNWTGITASDVQLIQLGGKEVPVDVQALDEKTIKITPKQNLQSKGKYLLIVHPKWKAQNTRQMKQGIYLDVTVN, from the coding sequence ATGCAGCACTTAAGAAGGTTTCTCAGTGTATTACTTGTCTTGTTGTTTGTTACACAAACAACAACTTATGTCTCGGCAGCCGAACCAATTAATGAAGCCAGGGATATTATTCGAAAATATTATGTTGAAGATGTTCCGGATTGGGTGCTAAATAAACCGACGATCAAAGAGATTACAAAGTACCTTGATCCTTATTCTGTTTACATGACGGTAGAGGAGTTCAAGGAATTTACTAATGCAATTGAAAATCAGTTTGTAGGAATTGGAGTCATGATTGAGGAAGACCCAAGGGGAGTAAAAATTTTAACTGTATATCCGGGAAGTCCTGCTGAGCGGGCTGGAATTCAAACCGGGGATGTAATTACAAATATAAATGGACAAGCTCTAGCAGGTGAATCGGTTCAAACAGTCATTTCTTCTCTAAGCGGAGAAGAAAAAACGCCGGTTACTCTTACATATTTAAGACCTGATACAGGCCAATCTTTTACTCAAACACTTGTTAGAGAAGTTATTCAACTGCAAAACGTTGAGTATGAGATGCTCGGCGGAAATATTGGTTATGTGCGTTTAAACAGTTTTGCCCTCGATTCAGCTAAAGATATTTCTGCAGCCATTCGAAAACTGAAAGGGGCAAAAGGCTGGATATTTGATCTCCGTGATAATGGCGGAGGCTATGTTTCGGCGGCCCAGGAAGTTGAAGGGTTTTTCCCGAATGTCACAAAAGCTTTTCAACTTAGGGATAAATCTAATAAGTCTTATGTATTTAATGCGATTCCGCAGCCTGTAAAATTTACGGCACCCGTCCATATTCTCATAAACGGTTATAGTGCCAGTGCATCGGAAATGGTAGCTGCTTCTGTAAAAGAACAAAAAGGCGCAGTTTTGTACGGGCAAAACTCATTTGGAAAAGGCTCGATGCAGTCGTTTTTTCAATTAAGCGATAAGAGCGTTTTAAAACTGACGACTGCTAAGTTTTTCTCGCCTAAAGGGGTGCAGATTCATCACGTTGGAGTGGCGCCAAATGTCAAAACAGCTGAAGGTGAGGAGCTGCTCGTATCTCATCATGATCAGCTTATTAGATTAATTAGAGGCTACAAAAAGCTGCCTGCTCTTCAAAACGTACCTGTTAACAAAACATTTACCATTAAAATGAACATGAAAATGAACTGGACAGGAATAACGGCAAGCGATGTTCAATTGATCCAGCTCGGCGGAAAAGAAGTCCCAGTGGACGTACAGGCGCTCGACGAGAAAACAATAAAAATCACACCAAAACAGAACCTTCAATCAAAAGGCAAATACCTGCTCATCGTACATCCAAAATGGAAAGCGCAAAATACCCGGCAAATGAAACAAGGGATTTACTTAGATGTTACTGTTAACTAA
- a CDS encoding 5'-nucleotidase C-terminal domain-containing protein: MRKKKTKKLAISIAAMAAVAANAVAVSNPAQAAAASNAEKLVVKAEKLAGSLKWQVSYEYRKKAFPKNELDYPNMKLFNEVKAALKAAREEVKKLKGKEREVFEARLSQNVQVYVDRAISYIDAVSAGKKIEAKTNTLRQLISSNIINAKTETAYHDLTKEIRRQSPVFSKVYGVSTRSAFFETYMKPAQQVKDTALYPISIKIATDRLDTALKENKLDQAIYHKNRIEKLLSDGLKLGVLKENSTLLKSVLAYVNPVKSQFDKRFVVFNANSTAADKPTTFGGTATEVKKYDQTIIIIAGKDQYIKLANAEVNGNIIIKGNETGAGTVYLENVKVNKVNNQGGAIVVDDVADHSLHQKNVTAEELKVNDANGANIVAEEGTKIKTLNLTETAGTKGTLILDSKEKGAYEVVSIGTKGSEPSKGVELKGDFSNTKVEVTGEGSQVKITKDTVVKEIEAKTATKIEAEQGSKVQAINLVAEKAGQKIELKGDLKEATVTVKNANAQIVVAKDTVVKEIKKDSSVTGSIEVTNNGTIQTSTGVTVINKDGGKTGSGGTTDNSGGTVVIPPDTTAPTVSLVSGNQITLGDDIVVRMNELGTVYLVPSNETPSNKSALETLVTNGNARKAAVSAINTDIKISTTGLTSGTYKVYAVDIAGNVSNPTEIVTLTPFELTIMHTNDTHAHLDNIARRITAIKQVRQAHPNSLLLDAGDVFTGTLYFNEFNGLADLEFMNLAKYDAMTFGNHEFDKGTATLANFVKDAKFPFVSANVDFSKDANLKARFNNSVSSNPENGQIYNGIIKKVNGEKIGIFGLTTAETEVISSPGDDVVFENYIEEAKEAVKAFEAQGVNKIIALTHIGFDDGGGDNDLTLAKEVEGIDIIVGGHSHTTLAKPVVDTTGEEPTIIVQANEYSKYLGTLDVEFDKNGKVIGHDGKLIDIDKKVNNAYELQDDPEAAQILATKYKPKVEEKQNTIVGQAAVDLIGGNPPARVGETNLGNLITDAMLAKAKTINPNTVIALQNGGGIRATVPAGNITLAKILEVMPFGNSLGIMRLTGAEIKEALEFSVKDVPKPFGGFLQVSGMKFTYDSRKLVGERVLTVEVNEGGKYVPLDPSKTYVVATNTFTAKGGDGYTMFEKAYKEGRVSEPGYVDWEMFKDYITAQPNQTVNPSVEGRIVDVATAIMPVNAADFSGTAESPKVHNGNVSVDVTGVSKLEYATVKGDLYLKGNTDIVLDHVTVEGETYFID, translated from the coding sequence ATGAGAAAGAAAAAAACGAAAAAGTTAGCAATATCTATTGCTGCTATGGCTGCTGTTGCTGCTAATGCAGTTGCGGTTTCCAATCCGGCTCAAGCCGCCGCGGCGAGTAACGCGGAGAAACTCGTAGTAAAGGCAGAGAAACTCGCGGGATCACTAAAATGGCAAGTTTCTTATGAATATCGGAAAAAAGCTTTTCCAAAAAATGAATTAGATTATCCAAATATGAAGCTATTTAATGAAGTAAAAGCAGCATTGAAAGCTGCCCGTGAAGAAGTAAAAAAACTAAAAGGGAAAGAAAGAGAAGTTTTTGAGGCACGTCTTTCGCAAAATGTTCAAGTTTACGTCGATCGTGCCATTTCCTATATAGACGCTGTATCAGCCGGCAAAAAAATCGAAGCGAAAACGAATACATTAAGACAATTAATTTCATCAAACATCATAAATGCCAAAACTGAAACGGCATACCATGATTTAACAAAAGAAATTCGCAGACAGTCTCCAGTTTTCTCCAAAGTATATGGTGTTTCTACTCGCAGCGCGTTTTTTGAAACATATATGAAACCCGCACAACAAGTGAAAGATACCGCATTATACCCAATTTCCATAAAAATAGCGACAGATCGATTGGATACTGCACTAAAAGAAAATAAGCTAGATCAAGCGATTTACCATAAAAATCGTATTGAAAAATTATTGAGCGATGGATTAAAGCTTGGAGTTTTGAAAGAAAATAGCACTCTATTAAAAAGCGTATTAGCTTACGTAAATCCGGTTAAGTCACAGTTTGATAAGAGGTTTGTAGTCTTTAATGCAAATTCTACTGCAGCGGATAAGCCAACAACTTTTGGTGGAACAGCAACGGAAGTGAAAAAATATGATCAAACCATAATCATCATCGCAGGAAAAGATCAATATATAAAACTGGCAAATGCAGAGGTTAATGGAAACATTATTATTAAAGGGAATGAAACAGGTGCCGGAACGGTTTATCTTGAAAACGTGAAAGTGAACAAGGTTAATAACCAAGGCGGTGCTATTGTTGTTGATGACGTAGCTGACCATAGTTTACATCAGAAAAACGTCACAGCTGAAGAATTGAAAGTAAATGATGCGAACGGTGCGAATATCGTAGCAGAAGAAGGAACAAAGATTAAAACATTGAATCTTACAGAAACGGCAGGAACGAAAGGAACGCTTATTCTTGATTCAAAAGAAAAAGGCGCGTACGAAGTCGTTTCCATTGGTACAAAAGGCAGTGAACCAAGTAAAGGTGTCGAATTAAAGGGTGACTTCTCAAATACAAAGGTAGAGGTAACGGGAGAAGGCTCTCAAGTGAAAATAACAAAAGATACAGTGGTTAAAGAAATCGAAGCAAAGACAGCGACGAAAATAGAAGCGGAACAAGGTTCGAAAGTACAAGCCATTAATCTGGTTGCAGAAAAAGCAGGACAAAAAATCGAGTTAAAAGGTGACTTAAAAGAAGCTACGGTAACTGTTAAAAATGCAAATGCGCAAATAGTAGTAGCAAAAGACACAGTAGTGAAAGAAATAAAGAAAGACTCGTCTGTCACAGGTTCTATTGAAGTAACAAACAACGGAACAATTCAAACGTCAACTGGTGTGACGGTTATTAATAAGGACGGAGGGAAAACAGGATCAGGTGGAACAACAGATAATTCTGGCGGAACTGTAGTTATTCCACCAGACACAACTGCACCAACGGTTTCTTTAGTTTCTGGCAACCAAATTACACTTGGGGATGATATCGTAGTAAGAATGAATGAATTAGGAACAGTCTATTTAGTTCCAAGTAATGAAACTCCTTCAAACAAGAGTGCTCTTGAGACTTTGGTTACAAATGGAAATGCTAGGAAGGCAGCCGTGTCTGCTATTAATACAGATATTAAAATTAGTACAACTGGACTAACATCAGGGACATATAAAGTATATGCCGTAGATATTGCAGGTAATGTTTCGAATCCGACAGAAATAGTCACTCTAACCCCATTTGAATTAACAATCATGCATACAAATGATACCCATGCACATTTAGACAATATTGCCAGACGCATCACTGCCATTAAACAGGTAAGACAAGCACACCCAAATTCGCTGTTGTTAGATGCGGGAGACGTGTTCACTGGAACTCTGTATTTCAATGAATTTAATGGGCTGGCAGATTTGGAGTTTATGAATCTTGCAAAATATGACGCCATGACATTTGGAAATCATGAGTTTGATAAAGGGACTGCAACTTTAGCTAACTTTGTTAAGGATGCGAAATTCCCATTTGTCAGCGCCAATGTCGACTTTTCTAAAGATGCAAATCTAAAAGCACGTTTCAATAACTCCGTATCTTCAAATCCAGAAAATGGACAAATTTATAATGGAATCATCAAAAAAGTAAATGGAGAAAAAATCGGTATCTTCGGCTTAACAACAGCTGAAACGGAAGTCATTTCAAGCCCCGGTGACGATGTAGTCTTTGAAAATTACATTGAAGAGGCGAAAGAAGCAGTTAAAGCGTTTGAAGCTCAAGGGGTTAATAAAATTATCGCCCTAACCCATATAGGTTTTGACGACGGTGGCGGAGATAATGACCTAACGTTAGCAAAGGAAGTTGAAGGAATAGACATTATTGTTGGCGGGCATTCTCACACTACACTTGCTAAACCTGTCGTTGATACAACAGGTGAAGAGCCAACCATTATTGTTCAAGCGAATGAATACAGCAAGTACCTTGGTACGCTGGATGTTGAGTTTGATAAGAACGGAAAAGTGATTGGTCATGATGGAAAGTTAATTGACATTGATAAAAAAGTAAATAACGCTTATGAGTTGCAAGATGATCCTGAAGCTGCTCAAATTTTGGCTACAAAATACAAACCAAAAGTTGAAGAAAAGCAAAACACTATTGTTGGACAAGCAGCAGTAGATTTAATTGGGGGAAATCCCCCTGCACGTGTTGGCGAAACAAACTTAGGAAATTTGATCACTGACGCCATGCTGGCAAAGGCGAAAACAATCAATCCAAATACAGTCATTGCTCTTCAAAACGGGGGAGGAATTCGTGCTACTGTCCCTGCTGGAAACATTACATTAGCAAAAATACTGGAAGTAATGCCTTTTGGAAACTCATTAGGAATAATGAGACTGACAGGAGCTGAAATCAAAGAGGCACTTGAATTCAGTGTAAAAGACGTTCCAAAACCTTTTGGCGGGTTTTTGCAAGTTTCCGGTATGAAATTCACATATGACAGCAGAAAACTAGTAGGTGAACGAGTGTTAACAGTGGAAGTGAATGAAGGAGGCAAATATGTTCCGCTAGATCCTAGTAAAACATACGTAGTAGCAACGAATACCTTTACCGCAAAAGGTGGAGATGGCTACACAATGTTCGAAAAGGCCTACAAGGAAGGACGCGTAAGCGAGCCGGGATATGTTGATTGGGAAATGTTCAAAGACTATATCACTGCTCAACCAAATCAAACAGTAAATCCATCAGTGGAAGGGCGTATCGTTGATGTAGCGACTGCCATAATGCCTGTAAACGCAGCTGACTTCAGCGGAACGGCAGAATCTCCTAAAGTTCACAATGGAAACGTGTCTGTTGATGTAACAGGAGTTTCCAAATTAGAGTATGCAACTGTAAAAGGTGACCTTTATTTAAAAGGAAACACTGATATTGTTTTAGACCATGTTACGGTAGAAGGCGAAACATATTTCATTGACTAA
- a CDS encoding DUF6359 domain-containing protein, translating to MIIKSWKKTFNIVLIWVMAISLFVPVNVTKAAGIMTVAEAIANQGTNGATVEGYIVGNSKGNGNFTYEPPFDHSQGLYNISIADKAGETDKSKTLNIQLTAPYRDEFSLAKKPENLGKKIRVTGNLTSYNSLPGLKSLTSIEFVEDTNPTKVQPVTASPAAGAVAAGTKVTLSTATEGAAIYYTTDNTEPTTSSLVYNGPIPITENTTIKAIAVKDGLQNSDVAAFQYIVQDGGIRIHDIQGAGHTSPLDGKNVTDVEGIITYVVDANNFYMQDLQPDHDDKTSEGILVYKKSHGVNVGDIVKVTGQVKEYVLEGYAEKLQTDLPVTEINASSGSIVKVSSGQPLPAPVVIGKDRKLPTEIIDNDSFTKFDPEEDGIDFFESLEGMLVQVDNPKVVAPQKYGEVIVVPESIPTNTIAGGLKISETDYNPERIMIDINDENFVAKTGDHFNGSIKGVVSYSYSNYKVLSKKADLPPLIEGSTTRETTTITPDPEKLTIASYNVENFSAKTDDAKVTKLAQAIVENLKQPDIIGLSEIQDNDGETDSGNTNADQSFAKLINKIKELGGPEYAYTDIDPENNKDGGAPGGNIRVGFLYKKDRVSLVEAPKGTAAQAVGFENGKLTLNPGRIDPTNPAFDSSRKPLAAQFEFNGKNVIVIANHFNSKSGDLPLFGKVQPPVLSSEAKRLEIARIVNSFVKDVQSKDPNAKIVVLGDFNDFEFSNPLKTLKGNELTNMIEKVPAEERYSYTYQGNSQVLDHILVSNNLAQSTIVDIVHINSSFMEEQGRASDHDPVLIQTQLGTVQPKYDKVYNLVGFSTKKLTIQAANSLINMDSTSVIREGILLKNSATLKGEGLKNTKIVISPTSKDAVIDLSGAEIKEVLIDNANVKEIRGAENVQLWTKTDGVDTSNIIFKDSKGEVITSPFLLVASRNFSNTCFFSALYWASILSKTSI from the coding sequence ATGATAATAAAAAGTTGGAAGAAGACTTTTAACATCGTTCTCATTTGGGTTATGGCCATAAGTCTGTTTGTCCCGGTTAATGTAACCAAAGCAGCCGGAATTATGACAGTTGCTGAAGCAATTGCCAATCAAGGTACAAATGGTGCCACGGTGGAAGGGTATATAGTAGGCAATTCGAAAGGAAATGGAAATTTTACTTACGAACCGCCATTTGATCATAGCCAGGGTCTATATAATATTAGTATTGCTGATAAAGCTGGTGAAACAGATAAGTCCAAAACGTTAAATATTCAGTTAACAGCACCATATAGAGATGAATTTAGTTTGGCTAAAAAGCCAGAAAATTTAGGTAAAAAAATTCGAGTTACAGGAAATTTGACAAGTTATAATAGTTTACCTGGCTTGAAATCACTAACAAGTATTGAATTTGTTGAGGACACCAACCCAACAAAAGTCCAACCAGTCACCGCTTCCCCTGCAGCCGGAGCAGTTGCAGCTGGAACAAAAGTAACACTATCAACAGCTACAGAAGGCGCAGCCATCTACTACACAACAGACAACACCGAACCAACCACAAGTAGTCTCGTTTATAATGGACCAATTCCCATAACTGAAAACACAACGATTAAAGCGATTGCGGTAAAGGATGGATTACAAAACAGTGATGTAGCTGCTTTTCAATACATCGTTCAAGATGGTGGGATTCGCATTCATGATATTCAAGGTGCAGGGCACACTTCGCCATTAGATGGAAAAAATGTAACAGATGTAGAAGGAATCATAACGTATGTGGTTGATGCTAATAATTTTTATATGCAAGATTTACAGCCGGATCATGATGATAAGACATCAGAAGGAATATTAGTTTATAAAAAATCTCATGGCGTAAATGTTGGTGACATTGTGAAGGTAACTGGACAAGTGAAGGAATATGTATTAGAGGGTTATGCTGAAAAATTACAAACCGATTTGCCGGTTACCGAAATAAATGCGTCATCGGGCTCCATTGTAAAAGTTTCAAGCGGACAACCGCTTCCTGCCCCTGTTGTGATTGGAAAAGATCGCAAACTTCCGACTGAAATAATCGATAATGACAGTTTTACTAAATTTGATCCGGAAGAAGACGGAATTGACTTTTTTGAAAGCTTAGAAGGAATGCTTGTTCAGGTTGATAATCCAAAGGTTGTTGCACCGCAAAAATATGGTGAGGTCATCGTTGTTCCTGAATCCATTCCGACGAATACAATAGCCGGCGGATTAAAAATTTCAGAAACAGACTACAACCCTGAAAGAATTATGATTGATATTAATGACGAAAACTTCGTGGCAAAAACGGGAGATCATTTTAATGGTTCAATCAAGGGTGTTGTCAGTTATAGCTACAGCAACTATAAAGTTTTAAGCAAAAAGGCTGATTTACCGCCGCTTATTGAAGGATCAACAACTCGTGAAACAACAACGATTACTCCAGACCCAGAGAAACTGACAATTGCTTCTTACAATGTAGAAAATTTTTCAGCGAAAACGGATGACGCAAAGGTAACAAAGTTAGCACAAGCAATTGTTGAAAATCTGAAGCAGCCGGATATTATCGGTTTATCAGAAATTCAGGATAATGACGGGGAAACAGACAGCGGAAATACCAATGCTGATCAAAGTTTTGCAAAATTAATCAACAAAATTAAAGAACTTGGGGGGCCGGAATACGCTTATACCGATATCGATCCGGAAAATAATAAGGACGGCGGTGCACCTGGCGGAAATATCCGCGTCGGATTCCTTTATAAAAAAGACCGGGTATCTCTTGTAGAAGCGCCAAAAGGTACTGCTGCACAAGCAGTTGGTTTCGAAAATGGAAAGCTGACATTAAATCCGGGCCGCATTGACCCGACAAACCCTGCATTTGATTCCAGCCGTAAGCCGCTTGCAGCACAGTTCGAATTTAACGGAAAAAATGTGATTGTCATAGCAAATCATTTCAATTCAAAAAGCGGGGACCTTCCTTTATTCGGTAAGGTACAGCCTCCGGTTCTATCAAGTGAGGCAAAACGCCTTGAAATTGCTAGAATCGTTAACAGCTTTGTAAAAGATGTTCAATCAAAAGATCCGAATGCAAAGATTGTGGTATTAGGAGACTTTAATGATTTCGAATTCTCAAATCCTTTAAAAACACTCAAAGGAAATGAATTAACGAACATGATCGAGAAAGTTCCTGCAGAAGAACGCTATTCGTATACGTATCAAGGAAACTCCCAAGTGCTTGATCACATTTTAGTATCTAATAACTTGGCACAATCAACAATCGTCGATATTGTCCATATAAACTCATCCTTTATGGAGGAGCAAGGACGAGCAAGCGACCATGATCCGGTGCTCATTCAGACACAATTAGGAACTGTACAGCCGAAATATGACAAGGTCTATAACCTTGTTGGATTCTCAACCAAAAAACTAACCATTCAAGCGGCCAACTCACTAATCAACATGGACAGCACTTCAGTAATTAGAGAAGGAATCTTGTTAAAGAACTCAGCAACCCTTAAAGGTGAAGGTCTAAAAAATACGAAAATCGTGATCAGCCCTACTTCAAAAGATGCTGTCATCGACTTAAGCGGTGCTGAAATAAAAGAAGTATTAATCGACAATGCCAATGTAAAAGAAATTAGAGGAGCAGAAAACGTTCAATTATGGACGAAAACGGATGGAGTCGACACTTCAAATATCATATTCAAGGATTCAAAGGGAGAAGTGATTACTTCTCCTTTTTTGTTGGTCGCTAGCCGAAATTTTTCGAATACATGTTTCTTTTCGGCTCTATATTGGGCATCAATTCTCAGTAAAACATCCATCTGA